The Vitis vinifera cultivar Pinot Noir 40024 chromosome 1, ASM3070453v1 DNA segment TAAAACTCAATTCTCCCCAAATAGAAGGAACGAAGTGCACACCAGGGGTCTCCTGCTGGCTACTCCTTCAATTCTCTTCGCCACCTTTCCTTccaatatctcataaatgattttgaaaagtccTCTGAAATTCCGGAATAAATTTtacatgatatttttaaaatcctattCTCCTTCTTCTACCGACCTGCTCGTACCCTCACTCACTCAACAATGCCGGAGAGATTGGACTTGACGTGCCATGTGTGCGGCAGTGTCGGCTTCAGCGACGGTGCTGACGGTTTCTTCTACTGCGGCCGCTGCGGCTCTCAAGCCGAGGACATCATCGACACCGGCGTCGCCGAGGAGGACTTCGTCGCCAAGGGTGACGCGCGTGGCGCCATCTACTCCGCCAGTCACCGCCGCCAGAGGCACTCCATCGCCCCCAAACCCGAGCCACTGTCTCAGTCCCAATCCCAATTCTTGAACAACCTAACCCTAGACGACGATTACCGGGTAGAAAACGAGGAAACTAGAGAAGAGACCGTGGCAGATGAGGTGGGTCCGTCAGGACCCTCTGATTTTGGGCTGGGTTTGGATGGTTCTGATGGGCTGAGTTTCGAAGATTATTACACGCAACTTAGGATTAGGTATGTAATGGGGGTTCAGATAATGATTGAGTTGCAGTGTCAGGCTTTGGTGGAGAAATTCAAGGCGAGTCCATTGATTTGTGGAGTTGCCGGAACAATTTGGCTGCGATTCGTGGCGACTACTAGGGTTTTTGATGATGAGTGGGCTGATAAAGTTATTCAAGATTCAGAGATGCAGAAACCAGGTAACCCTGTTTTACTTTTCTTAATTTACTAAAACTATAACCTTTTAACATTCTTGTGTTAGATTCGAAATTGAATTGCTGGCCATATCTTACTTTGTCTCTTGTATTTATTCTTCAGTTAGAATTCTTAGTAATCCAGTTTGCTACAACTTCGAAGTTTACAGAAATGAGAAAAGAGATATATTTCAATGAAATTCTATTTTGTCTGAACTTCAGAAGCTATTagttgttcttttattttttattcatatttactATATTTGGAGGGAAATAATGGTGtgttaatcaaaatattttcttttgtatcaGCTGCTTAATTTTTGTTCTATCCTGTGTCCATGATTCTGATAGATTTTCAATTCCTTACTTTACAATCAATTAATTTCAAACCTTATTCATGCAAACAGGTTAGGGCGTTTGGTGCAATACATGAAAATTGGGGTCAATTACTGATTTGGAAAGATCTCTTTGAATTTATTCGTATTAGGTTCTGTCTTTGCTCTTCCCTGaatacccattttttttttttaactattttcagACACTGAGAAGTTGTTAGTTGGGAAGTTTACTGGCCAATATAAGTGGTCTAATTGTTAAAAATGTATGGGGTTGGGAGGCTAATTtagagaagaaatgaaaaaattggTAAATGATAATGCAGTGTTGTTGCATTGTGTTTGGTAGTATggattttgttttacttgttgTAAGGTTTGAAAGTTCTAgatcaaacttgttttttttttgttgcttggTGCTGCTTAATCTCTATTTGTCTATCAAGCAAACTTTGAAATATAAGATGAAGAGtcttattttcataatataTCTCAAAAACAAGTAACATGTGTGGGATGAAGGTACAGGGACAACTCAAGCAAATTAGTACTCCTATTCACTTGTATCACCTGAAGGAAAAGGTTAAGGTTTCAATGTTACTCTTCATGTATGcggatttttcaaaatttatctaatattttcttttaaggacATATATACAATAGTTTGTACAAAGAATGGAAGAAATGACAATCTTCCCTCCGCCTGCTCCCTTGaaaatgcattatttttttcactcacTTTTTTCTCGAATAATCTTAAACAATGGCCactgttttccttttttttttttttttggtttcaagTGACttcttctcaaatttctcaTAAGGCTTCTAACAGGAGTTTCCAACACTTCAACCCTAGGTACATGTTTGATAAACATGCATTATGGACTATTGAAATTTTCAGGCAGGATGATTgatattatataatttcatcTTTTTAGTTTTCCCAGTGTGCCGTCTTTTTTCTCTTGGGCATTAAATCACGCTACCTTGCCTAACTCTTTTAATGCATTTCATACACATTTATCTTAAGCCAGTTTTGTagaatttttagtttttgtttggCAAAGTTTATGGAGGGAATGAAATTGGAATGGAAAAGAATTTGAAAGGACTGAGCTGCTAGTTTTTAAACTGAAGGACATATGCTTAATTTAGGTCACTGTTTGTTGTGTATAAGGGTCCCTTAGAGGAGGGAAACTTAACTGCTTTAAACTTCTTTGTGATAATAGATTTGTTCATAAGGCCTTGTATTTGTCTCTGCATTCTCTTTTGCCTTTAGGGTGTTTCATTGTACACATCTTGCTAGGGTGCATCCTCTGGTCCTCTTGTCCGATTTTTCCTATTTACCAATGGAGAaagtttgttttcattttcatgtgtggtttcttttcttctctctatttttttagtGGCATTACGTTCATTCTAATTTTGACAAGCTCATTCCCAACAAACACTTTTCTCTAATTACCTTTTGATGGTTCTTTTATGgctatttttcttattcatcTCATGCATTTTGCCTTTGATTTCAGGGGAATCAGAAGATCTAAAGCCTCGGGCTAAATATAGTGCAGAACCTCATAATATATATGGTCAGCGAGCTGTCATCATATGGCATagatctttgaaaaaaaaaatacccttATCTTGTTCTCTGGTAATTTCTTTTCTAGCCTGTCACATTGCCAGGGAGGCAATCCTGCCAACAGACATATTAAAGTGGTCTCTTGAAGGGAAGCTTCCATATTTTGCTGCATTCATTGAAATTGAAAAGCAGATTGGGCCTCCATCAAGCCCTTGTCCTTTGAGTTCAAGTTTTATGTTTAGACCTTCTGAAGCCATTCCATTACAGAAGTTGGAAGCTCAGGCAGCGTCTATTGCTGACTTTATAGGCTTGCATTTACCTCCTGTGAATTTCTATGCAATTGCTTTTCGCTATCTGGAGCAGTTATTTCTTCCTGTTGAAAAGATACTTCCATATGCTTGCCGTGTATATGAGTGGTCAATGCCTCCTGACTTGTGGTTATCAGCAAATGAATTAAGGCTTCCTACTCGGGTTTGTGTTATGTCAATTCTAATTGTAACAATAAGGATTCTTTACAACGTACATGGTTTTGGGAAATGGGAAATGAGTTTGTCTAGTTCCAGTGGTTCTTCATCCTCATCTAGTCAGATAGTAAAATTGAATGCCTCAGACAATATTAAAATGATGGATGGTGCTAAACAAGGTTCTCCTTTACATGATTTGAATGGTTCAAACGAAGAACCTGTGACAAACTCATCTCATGCCCAGAAATCTGAATTTGATGCTACAGAGCTTTTGTGTAACCTTGATGCCAGATATGATGAACTCATTGACACCTATGGTAATTATTGGATGAGTTAGGCATTGAAAATGATGTTGACTTGGtgaattctaaattattgttttatgatGCTCTAAAGATTCCATGCTCTAGATGAGGCCTTAGCTTTtggtttttgttcttatttcTGTTGGCAGAGTATTCCAAGGATTTACCGACATATCTGCAATACTGTAAGGATGTTGTCTTTGCCGGACTGGAACTGCCATTTGAGGATCACGAGGAGGAGAAGATAATAGAACAGTTATGGgaattttatcaaaatcaaaaggtgaattttttacttgaaaatgaATGGGATACTTTCTTTGTATATAAACTTATGGATGAAATTGTGTGCCATCTTGGTGTTTCTTGAAACATTGCCATGccaaatacataaatttttgtaattttcaaatTGCTTCCTCTCCATGAATCAGCTAAATCATTTTCATCTCAATGTGTTGATGGTGATGAACCCAAACATAGCTGTTACAGTTGCCTGCTTGTAGTAGGGTATAGTATCTATCTTTAAATTCATTATACAATACATGTTATTGTGAATTTCTAATGACAACATGATTATCTTTTGGTAGTAAATGGTAATGGAAGCCCATTTAGTTCATAGTTGtaagaaaacctttttttttttttttggtcataaTTGTATTAGTTATCCAAAGATAACATACAAGCAAATTAAAGAACCTGAAAACATATGAAACCTGAAAAGATAAGGACCTACAAAATaggaaacctaaaaaaaaaatctaaaaaacaaaaagacatccaccaaaaataataaataaaatcttcatATGCCAAGGCTGTAACAGTTTTTGTTGGAAGAtgatctctattttttttagtgaaacttACCTCGTGATTCTTGAATCTCCTACACAACCATTTCTCTGGGTGTGGATGTAAATAAATATGGGCCTTTGGTTGCATAATAGttaaaagtttattaaataGTAAATTGCACCAATTAATATTTCACACAAAGTTTGTTGATTTCAGGATTCTGAACCCTCAGAAGACCTTGGAGTGGAATGTGGTAGTGCTTTGAATGAAAAAAGATCTAGGAATGATGAAGGATGCATTAACAGCATTcccaaggaaaagaagaaaattagagATGATTGCTCTGTACCACTGGGTCTGGACGGTGATGATACTTCTTTGAATTCACAGGGAGGTCAAAAGTCAGTACCCACCCATCAAGCTTCAGTAGAGACACTCAAAGAAGAAGCCATTTTACGGATGAAAGCGGACATGGAGGAAAATAGGTTCTGTTATATTCCACCTAGGGTCAATGTCAAGAGATTCGATTACCTTCACTATGTGAGAAAGAAGGATGAAGGTTCCTATATTTATGCTGCCCATGCAGATTATTACATATTGCTTCGTGCTTGTGCAAGGGTTGCTCAAGTTGATGTACGGAGTATGCATGTTGGAGTGATGAGTCTTGAGAGGAGACTGGGTTGGATCGAGAAAAGAATTGATCATTGCTTGCATTTCAAACCTCCAAAATTTTCCTCTGACCCATGTAATGATGATGCACCAGAATGTTCTACAGATGATTATGTTGAATTTTCAAGTTTGAATTTATCaccttaattttgttttcttcctttcttttcctcttttttttttctttttgttttatactTTACAAGGGTTGTTTTTTTACATTTGAAACCATTATTTTGAGAAAAGGTAAGTATTAGTTTTCACTTTGGTTTGAAGAGGCTGTGGCTACAAGCAACTTGTGATTTAACTAAATGATGAGCACCCATATATTCCTTACgagttttttctctctcctagAACTTTCTGCAAATGTTCTCTTATAATCTTGTATCCACTGTCTTCAAGTGGAGAGTTCGCTCTCTCCAATGAGTATTAAGGGAGAAATCTGAGCATTACTCACTCTTCTCTCATCTTTGCTGAGGAATAAAGGGCAATTTTATTCACTCTTACTTTATCTTTGTTGAGAGTTTAACATATGGATTGCATTTATAGTGGAACAAAAGTAGAAGGCATGAGTTCATGATGAACTTTCCTTTGAAACTATAAAATGTGGGAATAGCATAATCGCTGTAAGGATCCAGGATTATCTGATCTGATTGTGAATTATCTTGCATGATGTGAAATACAATGATGATTATATTAATTTCTAGGAACACGAGCATGACCATAAAAAAAGAGCTAGTGTTCTCTCTGCGTGCTAAACGAGCAAGCTGCAGGTTTGCGATTTCAAACCAACCCACTATATTATTCATGCAGGTGTATGaaggtaagaaaaaaaatcatggatGACTTGCTGGTAAATTTGAGCTCAATGGTGCTTTGCTCTGCTCAAAAGTTGGTGAAATTTCACTTGATATAATACTACTTGGAGGTTTAATTTTCTTAGTGTGATGATTAACAATGCTGTTATCTGCAGGAGGATACAGTAGTGATATCAGGAACTCCCAAGATTTTTGACTAGTGAGGTGAAACAACTTCAGCCATTTGGTATTTATTGGTTCCTGTAACTTGTCCTCCCAATTTGTTCTTGTTTTTACCATGTTTATCACTGTATTCATGCATTACATTGATTACTAGTTAGATCCACAACTGATCACAGCAGGttgcttataaaatatattacaaaaaattagcTTGTACTATTATTTTGTTACTCAATTTACCAGTAGTGAAAGCTCATTAGAAACATTTCTTGGGAGAATTTTGAGATTCTCCTATCACAATTTGTTGCATAAAGATGCTTGGGTTTCTCGTTATACATTTTCCTCTGAAGAAATGAACCCATTGGTAAGTACTATCACTTGTTCTGGCTTAAAATTCAGTTGTT contains these protein-coding regions:
- the LOC100241425 gene encoding TATA box-binding protein-associated factor RNA polymerase I subunit B, which produces MPERLDLTCHVCGSVGFSDGADGFFYCGRCGSQAEDIIDTGVAEEDFVAKGDARGAIYSASHRRQRHSIAPKPEPLSQSQSQFLNNLTLDDDYRVENEETREETVADEVGPSGPSDFGLGLDGSDGLSFEDYYTQLRIRYVMGVQIMIELQCQALVEKFKASPLICGVAGTIWLRFVATTRVFDDEWADKVIQDSEMQKPGESEDLKPRAKYSAEPHNIYGQRAVIIWHRSLKKKIPLSCSLVISFLACHIAREAILPTDILKWSLEGKLPYFAAFIEIEKQIGPPSSPCPLSSSFMFRPSEAIPLQKLEAQAASIADFIGLHLPPVNFYAIAFRYLEQLFLPVEKILPYACRVYEWSMPPDLWLSANELRLPTRVCVMSILIVTIRILYNVHGFGKWEMSLSSSSGSSSSSSQIVKLNASDNIKMMDGAKQGSPLHDLNGSNEEPVTNSSHAQKSEFDATELLCNLDARYDELIDTYEYSKDLPTYLQYCKDVVFAGLELPFEDHEEEKIIEQLWEFYQNQKDSEPSEDLGVECGSALNEKRSRNDEGCINSIPKEKKKIRDDCSVPLGLDGDDTSLNSQGGQKSVPTHQASVETLKEEAILRMKADMEENRFCYIPPRVNVKRFDYLHYVRKKDEGSYIYAAHADYYILLRACARVAQVDVRSMHVGVMSLERRLGWIEKRIDHCLHFKPPKFSSDPCNDDAPECSTDDYVEFSSLNLSP